The Pseudalkalibacillus hwajinpoensis DNA window AACATTACACCATGCGGTGCGATGTATTACCCGGTATTAGCTCCGGTTTCCCGGAGTTATCCCAGTCTGCAGGGCAGGTTGCCCACGTGTTACTCACCCGTCCGCCGCTAAGATTTAGGAGCAAGCTCCCAAATCTTCGCTCGACTTGCATGTATTAGGCACGCCGCCAGCGTTCGTCCTGAGCCAGGATCAAACTCTCCGATAGAAAGCTTAATCTAGCTTTTAAAACAATATTTGTTTCCGTAGAAACAACTACTTACATGGCGTTTCGTTCAGTTTTCAAAGATCGATTTGTTTCTTTCATTTCAACCGTTTTTATCGGCGACTTAATTAATATATCATGTTAACCTGCATACCGTCAACACTTTTCGATAAGTTTTTAACAACTAATTTCAAAGGGGTATTCGAACCCGTCAAAGCGACGGAATTACATCTTATCATCTCCTATGGAATAACGCAATAGAAAACACAAAAAAAGAAGGGGATTGCACCCCTTCTCTCTCATTGGTATTATTCCTCTTCAGAATCCCCATTATCAACATTGTCTTCATTAGCTTCAGGAACTTCTTCAGCTTCTAATTCGACGCGATCTTCAGCAGAAACATCAATAACTGCTTCCTCATCTATATCTTCGCCTTCAATTCCTTCTTCATTGATTTCAACTTTTGCAACTGTAGCAACAGAGTCACCTTCTGAAATACGGATTAGTCTTACGCCCTGCGTGTTTCTTCCAGTTTGTGAAATGTCTTTAACGTCGATACGAATGATAACGCCACTCTCTGTAATAATCATACATTCTTCTTCAAGAGTAACGGTCTTAAGCGCAGTAAGAACACCATTTCGATCAGTTAAATTACATGTCTTAATCCCTTTACCGCCTCTGCTCTGGACGCGATACTCTTCAATAGGCGTGCGTTTTCCAAATCCTTTGTCGGTTACAATGAGAACATCCTGGTCTTCATCAAGGATTCCAATTCCAACGACCTGGTCGTTTTCCTGGAGACTTATTCCTTTAACACCAGTAGCAGTTCGGCCCATCGATCGCACGTCGACCTCTTGGAACCGAATAGCCATCCCCTGTTTTGTTCCCATAATCAGTTCCTTCGACCCATCAGTAAGCCGCACTCCCATTAACTCGTCATCTTCTTTAAAGTTAATAGCGATCAGACCACCCTTACGGATGTTTGCGAAGGCTGAGAGTGGTGAACGTTTTACGACGCCCTGCCTGGTAGCGAAGAAGACAAACCAATCATCGACAAACTCTTCAATAGGAATAATTGCAGTGATATATTCACCTTTTTCAATCTGAAGAAGATTAATAATCGGAATTCCTTTTGCTGTTCGACTCAATTCGGGAACTTCATAGCCTTTGAGTCTATATACTTTCCCTTTGTTTGTGAAGAAAAGGATTGTATTGTGTGTCAGGGTGGTGAAAAGGTGCTCTACAAAGTCGCCGTCATTTGTCCCCATTCCCTGGATTCCTCGACCACCGCGCTTCTGGCTACGATACGTATCAATAGGTAGACGCTTGATGTATCCCTTGTGGGTCAGGGTAATGACGATGTTTTGTTTTGGAATCAGATCTTCATCTTCGATCATATCAAATCCAACTGTGATTTCAGTGCGACGTTTGTCCGCAAACCGCTCTTTCACTTCCGTGAGCTCTTCACGAATGATTTCAAGAACCTTTTCATCATCAGCAAGTATTGCTTTTAATTCAGCAATTCGCGTCATAAGCTCCTTGTATTCATTCTCAATTTTATCCCGCTCTAAACCTGTCAGACGCTGGAGACGCATATCGAGAATAGCTTGAGATTGATCGTAACTGAGAGAGAACTGCGTCATAAGACCTTCTCTCGCAATATCAGTTGTTTCAGATGCTCGAATTAACTTAATCACTTCATCAAGATGATCAAGTGCAATACGCAAACCTTCTAATATATGTGCTCTTGCTTCCGCTTTATTAAGTTCGAACTGCGTTCTTCTTCTAATAACAACTTTTTGATGCTCAAGATAATGCTCAAGACATTCTTTAAGTGTCAATACTTTTGGCTGTCCATCAACGAGAGCCAGCGTATTGATTCCAAAACTCGTTTGCAGTGCCGTCTGCTTGTATAAATTATTTAATAGAACATTTGCATTCGTGTCTTTACGCACTTCAATAACCACACGCATACCATTCCGGTCAGATTCATCCCGAAGATCAGTAATGCCCTCGATTTTTTTATCACGAACAAGTTCTGCAATTTTTTCAACCAATCGGGCTTTGTTCACTTGATATGGAAGTTCAGAAACAATAATGGTTTTCTTACCATTGCTGTACTCTTCTATTTCTGCTTTTGCACGCTGAATAATCGATCCACGCCCAGTCGTATACGCT harbors:
- the gyrA gene encoding DNA gyrase subunit A yields the protein MSDMERSRVKEINISQEMRTSFMDYAMSVIVSRALPDVRDGLKPVHRRILYAMNDLGMTADKAYKKSARIVGEVIGKYHPHGDSAVYDTMVRMAQDFSYRNMLIDGHGNFGSIDGDSAAAMRYTEARMSKIAMEMVRDINKDTIDYQDNYDGSEREPIVLPARFPNLLVNGASGIAVGMATNIPPHNLGEVIEGLLELSVNPEMTIPELMEFIPGPDFPTAAEILGREGIRKAYTTGRGSIIQRAKAEIEEYSNGKKTIIVSELPYQVNKARLVEKIAELVRDKKIEGITDLRDESDRNGMRVVIEVRKDTNANVLLNNLYKQTALQTSFGINTLALVDGQPKVLTLKECLEHYLEHQKVVIRRRTQFELNKAEARAHILEGLRIALDHLDEVIKLIRASETTDIAREGLMTQFSLSYDQSQAILDMRLQRLTGLERDKIENEYKELMTRIAELKAILADDEKVLEIIREELTEVKERFADKRRTEITVGFDMIEDEDLIPKQNIVITLTHKGYIKRLPIDTYRSQKRGGRGIQGMGTNDGDFVEHLFTTLTHNTILFFTNKGKVYRLKGYEVPELSRTAKGIPIINLLQIEKGEYITAIIPIEEFVDDWFVFFATRQGVVKRSPLSAFANIRKGGLIAINFKEDDELMGVRLTDGSKELIMGTKQGMAIRFQEVDVRSMGRTATGVKGISLQENDQVVGIGILDEDQDVLIVTDKGFGKRTPIEEYRVQSRGGKGIKTCNLTDRNGVLTALKTVTLEEECMIITESGVIIRIDVKDISQTGRNTQGVRLIRISEGDSVATVAKVEINEEGIEGEDIDEEAVIDVSAEDRVELEAEEVPEANEDNVDNGDSEEE